A single genomic interval of Alligator mississippiensis isolate rAllMis1 chromosome 15, rAllMis1, whole genome shotgun sequence harbors:
- the LOC132245818 gene encoding zinc finger protein 250-like — protein MRGQERSQAMPPPPQPQDPSETPPPAPGHDLPAPHAWRQRFRGLRYREGAGPREVCGRLRELARRWLEPQRRSKEQMLELVVLEQFLAILPRETRSWEWGRGVETCAQAVALAEGVQLGQEEDETLQVTVSVKAEEVSSDKMQLVGTLQEPGASWPAQPRTRGVDGPVEEWGERETLGPGDKLPRVPKEEPLPHQELDVPNPEESQELSADNSCSDWCPGRGPSPGAGAGTLSRAEQQPPEEGPGNLELQRTSPGRPEERSSLTPEPGQVQRGQGRPPKQEESWELPEVFEDVAMYFSWKEWELLEDEDKVLYRDQMLKNYQALVSQGYGGLTPDLICRIQRGEVELWVCDDEDGGETSRLEDLLPGGAWLLHRTEKQPPAEGPADLEPAWTSPGSLGEMDTPRPDKDQWHKSQGRPQKERENGAVNQVPSAVGCESGEGAEPGQSPGCREVELGELKSPWKKALHPDESRGEGVGGNQELTARHRGRAHPCPEVRKTFNCPSPLGLHKMRHTGKKPLVCAKCGKSFTWSSHLIRHQFMHTREKPHRRSECGKRFTRSSDLARHQRMHVEEKPSQCLECGKRFPQSSHLAKHQLFHTGEKPYRYSECGKSFISSSKLAHQQHIHTGVRSHRCSECGKSFTRSSNLIRHQVIHTGEKPHRCSECGKSFTCFSTLIRHQMIHTGEKPHRCSECGKGFLSSSDLARHQRIHTGEKPHRCSECGKSFAQSSTLIQHQMIHTGEKPYPCSVCRKSFTRSSHLVQHQMLHTGEKPHRCSECGKSFTRSSHLVQHQMIHTGEKPHQCSECGKSFTRSSNLVQHQMIHTGEKPHRCLECGKSFTRSSHLTQHWFIHTRKHP, from the exons ATGCGGGGGCAGGAGCGGAGCCAGGCCATGCCGCCCCCGCCTCAGCCCCAGGACCCCTCGGAGACCCCCCCGCCGGCACCGGGGCACGACCTCCCCGCCCCGCACGCCTGGCGCCAGCGCTTCCGGGGCCTCCGCTACCGGGAAGGCGCGGGGCCGCGGGAGGTGTGCGGCCGGCTGCGGGAGCTGGCccggcgctggctggagccccagcgccgcagcaaggagcagatgctggagctggtggtgctggagcagttcctggccatcctgccccgggagacgcggagctgggagtgggggcgcgGCGTGGAGACCTgcgcccaggccgtggccctggccgagggggttcagctggggcaggaggaggacgaGACGCTCCAG GTCACAGTGAGTGTGAAGGCCGAGGAGGTGTCCTCAGACAAGATGCAGCTCGTGGGGACATTgcaggagcctggtgcttcctggcCGGCGCAACCGAGGACCCGTGGTGTGGACGGCCctgtggaggagtggggagagagggaaaccCTGGGGCCTGGGGACAAGCTACCTCGTGTCCCCAAAGAGGAGCCCTTGCCCCACCAGGAGTTAG ATGTGCCCAACCCCGAGGAGTCCCAGGAGTTGTCAGCAGACAACAGCTGCTCAGACTGGTGCCCCGGACGaggcccttccccaggagcag gtgctgggaccctgagcagagcagagcagcagcctcctgaggaGGGGCCTGggaacctggagctgcagaggacttccccagggagaccggaggagaggagctccctgacacctgagccaggccaagtgcagagggggcagggcaggcctccaaagcaggaggagagctgggag CTCccggaggtgtttgaggacgtggccaTGTATTTCTcatggaaggagtgggagctgctggaagatgaagacaaggtgctttaccgggaccagatgctgaagaattaccaagccctcgtttcccagG GCTATGGAGGTCtcacacctgacttaatctgccgCATACAGCGAGGCGAGGTGGAGCTgtgggtctgtgatgatgaggatGGTGGGGAAACCTCAAGGTtggaggacctgctgccag gaggtgcctggctgctgcacaGAACTGAGAAGCAGCCTCCTGCGGAAGGAcctgcagacctggagccagcatggacttccccagggagtttGGGCGAGATGGACACCCCGAGACCAGATAAAGACCAATGGCACAAGAGTCAGGGGAGGCCCcaaaaggaaagggagaatggAGCAGTGAACCAGGTACCATCTGCAGTTGGGTGTGAgagtggagaaggggcagagcccgGACAGAGCCCTGGGTGCAGAGAAGTGGAGCTGGGAGAGCTGAAGAGCCCCTGGAAAAAGGCACTGCATCCGGATGAAAGCCGTGGGGAGGGTGTCGGGGGGAATCAGGAGCTCACggccaggcacaggggcagagcccacccctgccctgaggTCAGAAAAACCTTTAATTGCCCCTCACCCCTGGGTCTACACAAGATGAGGCATACTGGCAAGAAGCCCCTTGTGTGtgccaagtgtgggaagagcttcacctggtCCTCCCACCTGATCCGGCACCAGTTcatgcacacaagggagaagccacataggcgctcagagtgtgggaagagattcacccgCTCCTCTgacctggctcggcaccagcgcATGCATGTGGAAGAGAAGCCATCTCAGTGCTTGGAATGTGGGAAGAGATTCCCTCAATCCTCCCATCTGGCCAAACACCAGCTtttccacacaggggagaagccgtaTCGGTACTcagaatgtgggaagagcttcatctccTCCTCCAAACTGGCCCATCagcagcacatccacacaggagTGAGGTCACatcggtgctcagagtgtgggaagagcttcacccgctcCTCCAACCTGATCCGGCACCAggtcatccacacaggggagaagccacatcggtgctcagagtgtgggaagagcttcacctgcttCTCCACACTGATCCGGCACCAGatgatccacacaggggagaagccacatcggtgttcagagtgtgggaagggctttctttcctcctctgaccTGGCCCGACACcaacgcatccacacaggggagaagccacatcggtgctctgagtgtgggaagagcttcgctcAGTCCTCCACCCTGATCCAGCACCAGatgatccacacaggggagaagccatatccaTGTTCAGTGTgtaggaagagcttcacccgctcctcccacctggtccagcaccagatgctccacacaggggagaagccacatcggtgctcagagtgtgggaagagcttcacccgctcgtcccacctggtccagcaccagatgatccacacaggggagaagccacatcagtgctcagagtgtggaaagagcttcacccGCTCCTCCAACCTGGTCCAGCACCAGATgatccacaccggggagaagccacatcggtgcttaGAGTGCGGAAAGAGCTTCACCCGCtcctcccacctgacccagcATTGGTTCATCCACACCCGGAAGCATCCATAG